A stretch of Apostichopus japonicus isolate 1M-3 chromosome 9, ASM3797524v1, whole genome shotgun sequence DNA encodes these proteins:
- the LOC139973962 gene encoding interferon-induced protein with tetratricopeptide repeats 1-like has translation MATTENWWQNLPCHFHPSWRLDEITNLDLLQLKRKAQNNAEDSMVVEHKIYQAFLEYPCGKFCNNKKPSLTKALKFLEQADEYITNTLRENNEARIGYGIVINCFRMWKDPHRVKYEDTLRTLNEEKENFPKHEHYIFATRAYSLSRLGPKWIEESQVFFDKALKGYPDNCQWLFGKALMFGRRSRLSIGRDGWTKDAIKKKQENLKSEKDILQTILQKEPDNSLVKVYIGEVLLLLGESEDAELYIAEALACSQNDAKVAEKAGSVYRKLGKIDVAEDIFEDQLTWKETSEAHFQLGKLKKDRVNTKDTTKSEEYLRQALVHFTKGHEIDPAHNPCLIGKAEMTAKVGYYEKAKHVFTDIFEQEMNGMLSAGDSLYVYTVAANLGQRLLEKVFDMDEIVNIYYRFLTLCTIPKRRKQIIKKLKKISENVSSVQFQLYAVFKMAELKRRFGSYCEAIQLYEQLLDLKNGDGELVKVREIRTGLSLAQAKKRLNEGIADNKEDVLEIYSLVSSTIEQGSLEGSYLFAKAAENLRSIFFHINLGIPCTLARIKLILDEKVDILHADFEVKGDDDIAEMIHIDMKRDLIRNLVEQFCTYDTGLADKMQTKNDGFLLKVYGSLEGLRRKRLDFELELFKAHIDGKSWNDNCAHTATAVLLQSRVILDHAIHLYQIEVLRKEPGRSIFPIHFDWKQASVDKETTKKKLRGWCASAFPEYSMPPDVFEHLLQVQPMYDSNNIWLAALGSFSSAEKHKSYQTSETFLLKLKDETKPPIYIAISEIIEKSNHEVERLSLFFMEKCKEIENYTGETTCSLLEPVTNLTLNENDSPELPQGTPASFR, from the exons ATGGCAACGACAGAAAACTGGTGGCAAAACTTACCTTGCCATTTTCATCCATCATGGCGTCtggacgagataacgaatcttgATCTCCTACAACTGAAACGCAAAGCTCAAAATAATGCAGAAGACTCGATGGTAGTGGAACACAAGATATATCAAGCCTTTCTCGAGTATCCGTGTGGGAAATTCTGCAACAATAAGAAACCTAGTCTTACTAAAGCCCTGAAATTTCTCGAGCAGGCGGACGAATATATAACAAATACTTTAAGGGAAAACAACGAAGCTAGGATTGGCTACGGAATCGTGATTAATTGTTTTCGCATGTGGAAAGATCCACATCGAGTTAAATATGAAGATACATTGAGAACTCTGAACGAAGAGAAGGAGAATTTCCCAAAACACGAACATTACATATTTGCTACACGTGCATACAGTCTTTCCCGTTTGGGGCCAAAATGGATCGAAGAatcacaagtattttttgataaGGCATTGAAAGGATATCCCGATAACTGCCAGTGGCTGTTCGGAAAGGCCTTGATGTTCGGAAGAAGATCACGACTATCAATTGGTAGAGATGGTTGGACCAAAGATGCCATTAAGAAAAAGCAAGAAAACTTGAAATCGGAAAAGGATATATTGCAAACCATATTACAAAAAGAACCCGATAATAGTCTTGTCAAAGTTTATATCGGTGAAGTGTTATTACTCTTAGGTGAGTCCGAGGATGCAGAGTTATATATTGCAGAAGCTTTAGCATGTAGCCAAAATGATGCCAAAGTTGCTGAAAAGGCAGGTTCAGTTTATAGAAAACTTGGCAAAATTGATGTTGCGGAAGATATTTTTGAGGACCAACTTACATGGAAGGAAACATCTGAGGCGCATTTTCAGCTGGGCAAACTTAAGAAAGACCGCGTTAACACTAAAGACACAACTAAAAGTGAGGAATATCTTAGACAAGCCTTAGTTCATTTCACCAAAGGACATGAAATAGATCCTGCCCATAACCCTTGCTTGATAGGAAAAGCTGAGATGACAGCAAAAGTTGGATATTATGAAAAAGCTAAACATGTATTCACAGATATATTTGAACAAGAAATGAATGGTATGCTATCTGCTGGAGATAGTCTATATGTTTACACGGTTGCTGCAAACTTAGGCCAAAGGTTACTTGAGAAAGTCTTCGACATGGACGAAATTGTCAATATCTACTACAGATTCCTTACCCTTTGCACCATTcctaaaagaagaaaacaaatcattaaaaaattaaaaaaaataagcgaAAACGTAAGCTCTGTACAATTTCAACTGTATGCAGTATTCAAAATGGCGGAACTGAAAAGACGTTTCGGTTCCTACTGCGAAGCAATACAACTTTACGAGCAGTTACTCGACCTCAAGAATGGTGACGGAGAGCTCGTTAAAGTAAGGGAGATCAGAACCGGATTGTCTCTTGCACAGGCGAAGAAAAGACTCAACGAAGGAATTGCAGACAATAAGGAAGACGTACTGGAAATATACTCATTGGTTTCCTCAACGATCGAGCAAGGAAGTCTCGAGGGTAGCTATCTATTTGCAAAGGCAGCTGAAAACCTACGTTcgattttttttcacataaactTAGGTATCCCTTGTACACTTGCACGGATAAAGTTAATCCTAGACGAGAAAGTCGACATATTGCATGCTGATTTTGAAGTAAAAGGTGACGACGATATCGCCGAAATGATTCATATAGACATGAAAAGGGATTTAATTAGAAATCTGGTGGAACAATTTTGCACTTACGATACTGGTCTTGCAGATAAAATGCAAACGAAAAACGACGGTTTCCTACTGAAGGTTTACGGCTCACTAGAGGGACTTCGAAGAAAACGCTTGGATTTTGAGTTGGAACTCTTCAAGGCCCACATCGATGGCAAATCATGGAATGATAATTGCGCGCATACGGCAACCGCAGTACTTCTACAATCAAGGGTAATACTGGACCATGCTATTCATTTATATCAG ATAGAAGTACTTCGAAAGGAACCAGGGCGTTCCATCTTTCCCATACATTTCGATTGGAAACAAGCATCTGTGGACAAGGAAACTACGAAGAAAAAGCTACGTGGATGGTGTGCGAGTGCATTTCCAGAATATAGTATGCCGCCAGACGTTTTTGAACATCTGCTCCAG GTTCAGCCGATGTACGATAGCAATAACATCTGGCTTGCTGCTCTTGGAAGTTTTTCATCGGCCGAGAAGCATAAATCTTATCAAACAAGCGAAACCTTCCTATTAAAACTAAAAGATGAAACCAAACCACCCATTTATATTGCGATTTcagaaataattgaaaaaagcAATCATGAAGTGGAAAGGCTGTCGCTTTTCTTTATGGAAAAGTGCAAAG aaATCGAAAACTACACGGGAGAAACTACATGTTCATTACTGGAACCGGTTACCAATTTAACTCTCAACGAAAATGATTCTCCTGAATTACCACAAGGCACCCCTGCGAGCTTTCGTTGA